In Synechococcus sp. PCC 6312, one genomic interval encodes:
- a CDS encoding cupin domain-containing protein, translating into MPALSQSSQWHSLSGVVWGKDLPAFSYPFHQTPLTLYDGGTTKQVGTYNFPVSKGMAGVYMTLEPGAIRELHWHANAAEWAYVISGRTRITLTSPDGNVQIADVDQGGLWYFPRGWGHSIEGLGPGTAKFILVFNDGTFSEGATFSITDWVSHMPISWVQDALGLTATQVQGLPNKQVYISRRPPAPGPLATTQPRNPNIPRLEVTHVHDLAAQPFFAVEDQNTILLASNKEFPASFNMAGGIIHLEPGAIRQPHWHPNADEWQYILDGEMELTVFASEGKASISTLKTGDVGYIPKGYGHALRNPSHKPMDVLLVFDAGEYESIELTGWIASNPDSVVGNTFQVPANLLSRLPRQKKLFARPGK; encoded by the coding sequence TTGCCGGCCCTCTCTCAATCGAGTCAATGGCACTCCCTCTCAGGGGTGGTCTGGGGCAAAGATTTACCCGCCTTCAGTTACCCATTTCATCAAACCCCCCTCACCCTCTATGACGGCGGTACCACCAAGCAGGTCGGGACCTATAACTTTCCGGTGAGCAAGGGCATGGCGGGGGTTTACATGACTCTGGAACCAGGCGCAATTCGGGAACTTCACTGGCATGCTAATGCGGCCGAATGGGCCTATGTTATCTCTGGCCGGACTCGGATTACCTTGACGAGTCCCGATGGTAATGTCCAAATTGCGGATGTAGATCAAGGAGGGTTATGGTACTTTCCGCGAGGGTGGGGGCATAGCATTGAGGGCCTGGGGCCTGGGACTGCCAAATTCATTCTGGTCTTTAATGACGGCACATTTTCAGAAGGGGCTACGTTCAGCATTACGGATTGGGTCTCCCATATGCCCATTTCCTGGGTACAAGACGCGCTCGGTTTAACGGCGACCCAAGTTCAAGGCTTACCGAATAAACAAGTCTATATCTCTCGTCGTCCGCCAGCCCCAGGCCCCCTTGCGACTACCCAACCCCGCAATCCCAACATCCCCCGTTTGGAAGTCACTCACGTTCACGACTTAGCGGCCCAACCCTTCTTTGCAGTTGAAGATCAAAATACAATTTTGCTGGCCAGTAATAAGGAGTTTCCAGCTAGTTTCAATATGGCTGGGGGAATTATTCATTTAGAACCGGGAGCTATTCGCCAACCCCACTGGCATCCTAACGCCGATGAATGGCAATACATTCTAGATGGAGAAATGGAACTGACTGTTTTTGCCTCTGAGGGTAAAGCCAGTATCAGCACGCTCAAAACCGGAGATGTGGGTTACATTCCCAAAGGCTATGGCCATGCGCTCCGTAATCCAAGTCATAAACCGATGGATGTGCTGCTAGTCTTTGATGCTGGGGAGTACGAAAGTATTGAACTGACGGGTTGGATTGCTAGTAATCCTGATTCAGTGGTTGGGAATACGTTTCAAGTCCCAGCTAATTTATTGTCACGGTTACCACGGCAGAAAAAACTCTTTGCCAGGCCTGGGAAGTAA
- a CDS encoding MORN repeat-containing protein: MPTSVPLSFPLRLTLSPALLGLGLGFGLWTVVVPQAWSQTTLPGIDQRVSGEATLTLPDGTTYKGEVFNGRFNGQGVLSMSNGTRYEGNFKDGKYQGNGILTQADGTRYEGEFADGAYNGKGVLTNSDGSRYEGMFSKGVYSGPGILTLPDGTRYEGNFAAGEFNGKGVISYPGGVSYRGDFSNGKFEGPGVLSLPDGSRVIATWRNGQRLPK, encoded by the coding sequence ATGCCTACCTCTGTGCCATTGTCTTTCCCTTTACGCCTGACGTTATCCCCAGCCCTGTTAGGACTAGGTTTAGGATTTGGGCTTTGGACAGTCGTGGTTCCCCAGGCCTGGAGTCAAACTACATTGCCAGGTATCGATCAACGGGTTTCTGGAGAAGCGACCCTGACGTTGCCGGATGGCACAACCTACAAAGGAGAGGTCTTTAACGGTCGTTTTAATGGCCAGGGTGTCTTGAGTATGTCCAATGGAACGCGTTACGAAGGCAATTTCAAGGATGGGAAATATCAAGGCAACGGTATCCTAACCCAGGCCGATGGCACCCGCTATGAAGGGGAATTTGCCGATGGGGCTTATAACGGAAAAGGAGTTTTAACCAACAGCGATGGCAGCCGCTACGAAGGGATGTTTAGCAAAGGGGTTTACAGTGGCCCTGGAATTTTAACCCTTCCCGATGGCACCCGCTATGAGGGTAACTTTGCCGCTGGTGAATTTAATGGCAAAGGGGTGATTAGCTATCCGGGTGGTGTGAGCTATCGCGGGGACTTTAGTAATGGCAAGTTCGAGGGGCCGGGGGTCTTATCCTTGCCCGATGGTTCACGGGTTATCGCCACTTGGCGCAATGGTCAACGTTTGCCTAAATAA
- a CDS encoding circularly permuted type 2 ATP-grasp protein produces the protein MRFQDYDPGEFYDEWFIAPGQARPLVQPLIERVESLPPGEMTRRQQTAQTAMLNLGATFNVYGDDQGVERAMPFDIIPRVVSATDWANLERGLKQRIYALNCFLTDVYSEQKIIKDGIIPRELIESAKGFLSPCMGLLPPQGIWCHVTGTDLVRDRAGKWYVLEDNLRCPSGISYVLENRRVMKSTFPLVFKQMAIQPVDEYPGHLLETLLNLAPANLPDPTVVVLTPGIYNSAYFEHSFLAQQMGVTLVEGRDLVVADGYVQMRTTKGLKRVDVIYRRIDDDFIDPATFRPDSMLGVKGITEVYRRGRVALANALGTGVADDKVIYAYVPQMIKYYLDEEILLDNVPTYLCWQPQDLKYVLENLAQLVVKAANESGGYGMLIGTQSTQAQREEFAARITANPRNYIAQPTLALSRVPTMIGGELTGCHVDLRPYILYGEEIYVHPGGLTRVAMRKGSLVVNSSQGGGSKDTWVLCE, from the coding sequence GTGCGGTTCCAAGATTATGATCCCGGAGAATTCTATGACGAGTGGTTCATTGCCCCAGGCCAGGCCCGTCCTTTAGTTCAGCCCCTGATTGAACGGGTTGAATCTCTGCCCCCTGGGGAAATGACTCGCCGCCAACAAACCGCCCAAACGGCCATGCTCAATCTTGGTGCCACGTTCAATGTCTATGGGGATGATCAGGGGGTTGAGCGGGCCATGCCCTTTGATATTATTCCCCGCGTTGTTTCTGCCACGGATTGGGCTAACTTAGAGCGTGGGCTAAAGCAACGGATCTATGCCTTAAATTGCTTTTTAACCGATGTTTATAGCGAACAGAAGATTATCAAAGACGGGATCATTCCACGGGAGTTGATTGAATCCGCTAAGGGATTTCTGTCTCCCTGCATGGGACTCCTGCCCCCCCAAGGTATTTGGTGTCATGTGACGGGAACCGACCTAGTCCGCGATCGGGCAGGAAAATGGTATGTCCTAGAGGATAATCTTCGGTGTCCCTCAGGGATTTCCTACGTCCTTGAAAACCGGCGGGTGATGAAAAGCACCTTTCCCCTCGTCTTTAAGCAAATGGCCATCCAACCCGTGGATGAATATCCCGGCCATTTATTAGAAACTCTCCTCAACTTAGCCCCAGCCAACCTCCCAGATCCAACGGTGGTGGTTTTAACCCCAGGAATTTATAACTCTGCCTATTTTGAACACTCTTTCTTGGCCCAACAGATGGGTGTCACCCTTGTGGAAGGGAGAGACTTAGTCGTGGCGGATGGATATGTGCAAATGCGGACAACGAAGGGACTCAAACGGGTAGATGTGATCTATCGGCGGATTGATGATGACTTTATTGATCCGGCCACATTTCGACCCGATTCCATGCTGGGAGTGAAAGGCATTACGGAGGTCTATCGGCGGGGACGGGTAGCGTTGGCTAATGCCTTGGGAACTGGTGTGGCCGATGACAAGGTGATCTATGCCTATGTCCCACAAATGATTAAGTACTATCTGGATGAAGAAATTCTCTTGGATAATGTCCCCACCTACCTATGTTGGCAACCCCAAGACCTCAAGTATGTTTTGGAAAATTTAGCTCAATTAGTCGTCAAAGCTGCGAATGAATCCGGTGGCTATGGAATGCTCATTGGCACCCAATCCACCCAGGCCCAACGGGAGGAATTTGCGGCACGGATTACGGCTAACCCCCGGAATTACATTGCTCAGCCGACCTTGGCCCTATCCCGTGTTCCGACCATGATTGGTGGAGAACTCACCGGTTGCCATGTGGATTTACGTCCCTACATTCTCTATGGAGAAGAAATTTATGTGCATCCAGGGGGATTGACGCGGGTAGCGATGCGGAAAGGTTCCTTAGTCGTCAATTCATCCCAAGGGGGTGGGAGTAAAGATACTTGGGTTCTATGTGAGTAA
- a CDS encoding DUF3747 domain-containing protein: MLKQRLHSLGLLTLTCISLGIGSGPAWGSQFGQKDVDQTKYAVVAMPIARGGYKLLVVEQVSNKRPCWAENGVQPTVIDPLLATFDFTGICGRSMDSNGYSIRVEQQDLGMEYRLSVEQQENELYLVGVRNRGGVEAKMVIGRTNGLVPGAFLKINLEPNWRITRRTFEERTLGHVYFTSDSIQAAFTPAAIQANPAPPATPVVSQTDAPVSPNTPTLPKPQAPQPITN, encoded by the coding sequence ATGCTTAAACAACGGTTGCACAGCCTAGGATTACTCACGCTTACCTGCATCAGCTTGGGTATTGGCTCAGGCCCGGCCTGGGGAAGTCAGTTTGGGCAAAAGGATGTGGATCAGACGAAATATGCTGTGGTGGCTATGCCCATTGCTCGGGGCGGATACAAACTCCTGGTCGTTGAGCAGGTCAGTAATAAGCGGCCATGTTGGGCTGAAAATGGTGTCCAACCTACTGTCATTGATCCCCTCTTAGCCACCTTTGACTTCACCGGAATTTGCGGTCGCAGCATGGATAGTAATGGCTACTCCATCCGGGTTGAACAACAAGATTTAGGGATGGAATATCGGTTGAGCGTAGAGCAGCAGGAGAATGAACTGTATCTGGTGGGAGTCAGGAATCGGGGTGGGGTAGAAGCCAAAATGGTGATCGGCCGTACCAATGGCCTGGTTCCGGGAGCTTTCCTGAAAATTAATTTAGAACCCAATTGGCGGATCACTCGCCGTACCTTTGAAGAGCGCACCCTTGGCCACGTATATTTCACCTCGGATTCCATACAAGCGGCCTTTACTCCGGCAGCAATCCAAGCTAACCCAGCCCCCCCTGCAACCCCTGTGGTTTCCCAAACAGATGCCCCCGTCAGCCCAAACACCCCTACTCTCCCAAAACCCCAGGCCCCACAACCCATTACCAACTAA
- a CDS encoding gamma carbonic anhydrase family protein produces the protein MPHYSTFWPQPDLSQTAFVADTATVIGQIELDTGSSIWYGAVLRADVERIKIGAHTNVQDGAVLHGDPGQPTILEDYVTVGHRAVVHGAYIERGCLIGIGAIVLNGVRIGAGSIIGAGAVVTQNIPAGSLVVGVPGKVVRAVSETDQAELITHAQKYEKLAQVHNNQGTDLGFYLTT, from the coding sequence ATGCCCCACTATTCAACATTTTGGCCCCAACCCGATCTTTCTCAGACTGCCTTTGTTGCCGACACTGCGACTGTCATTGGCCAGATTGAATTGGATACAGGCAGTAGTATCTGGTACGGGGCTGTTCTGCGTGCTGATGTTGAAAGGATTAAAATTGGTGCTCACACTAATGTCCAAGATGGGGCCGTTCTCCACGGTGATCCCGGCCAGCCCACGATATTAGAAGATTATGTGACCGTTGGGCATCGCGCTGTTGTTCATGGAGCCTATATTGAGCGGGGCTGCTTGATTGGGATTGGGGCTATAGTCCTGAATGGCGTGAGGATAGGTGCAGGCAGCATTATTGGAGCCGGGGCAGTGGTGACTCAGAATATTCCAGCCGGTTCTCTAGTGGTTGGTGTTCCCGGAAAAGTAGTCCGAGCCGTTTCAGAAACCGACCAGGCCGAGTTAATTACCCATGCCCAAAAGTACGAAAAACTAGCCCAAGTTCACAATAACCAAGGGACAGATTTAGGGTTTTATCTCACAACCTAA
- a CDS encoding IMS domain-containing protein → MYISLDCYQILGLPIQATPDQLEQAHHDRQQQQPHHHFSTTTLSTREEIITQAYQTLRNPISRSHYDQAVISYAQSLKSQPQPEEPPPGIQIEDSQFAGALLLLYELGAYSQVVELGEPHVGGGRFDLRRPYMGSALAESDILLTVALSYLELGREQWQQGHYEPAAYYLQGGLNILVSENQFTDVQTQLKTELYRLRPYRVLELVAHPDIESNERQRGLMLLKDMLLEREGIDGNRNDHSGLGIDDFLKFIQQLRAYLSTAEQQELFEAEARRPSAVGTYLASYALIARGVSQHQPALIRRAKSMLKRLLPHQDVYLEIASAALLLGQTHEALQTLSLTQDVDALSFIKDYSLSSPDLLPGLYHYTDQWLTEEVYPAFRDLVGQPVGLEAYFADDQIQAYADALAAETATRPQPATVTTALSPPSTDPIFSVPPLPAPSPAVDPLTPPTVTSPPLKPDYAWPSLPTFSTDSETTLSPSPLSTPTSSFPSLSAPTLPYEPIANLPSSLTSPRPTHHLNQPDFASPSDGPPLGPEDRPSPNHKAVQILPQPAQASPRRLRHGLRIAQPGRFASVCLLLGLGVVGIGFAVRGLWLDRSSPPILTRETPPTPLSPPASMSPSPNPVALDSPMSEVTTSPTAPTTRPAPINASIPSPSNEILTTEMAQARIADWQKAKASALGQEYKISYLEEILAEPALSRWKSTAQTSQFEQSHWQFELGSIEIDSLRPLGVDRFEVMARIREAAKLYQGDQLQTKESYEDDYQVRYVFIRQGNTWLIREMKVVS, encoded by the coding sequence ATGTACATATCCCTTGACTGCTATCAAATTCTCGGACTCCCGATCCAGGCCACACCGGATCAACTAGAACAGGCCCATCACGATCGGCAACAGCAACAGCCCCATCATCACTTTTCCACAACGACCCTGAGTACTAGAGAAGAAATCATTACCCAGGCCTATCAAACTCTTCGTAATCCCATTAGTCGGAGCCATTACGATCAAGCAGTGATCAGCTATGCCCAAAGCCTCAAGTCCCAGCCTCAGCCCGAAGAACCACCTCCAGGGATTCAGATCGAAGATAGTCAATTTGCGGGCGCCTTACTGCTGCTTTATGAACTAGGAGCCTATAGTCAGGTTGTGGAACTGGGAGAACCCCATGTTGGCGGGGGCAGATTTGACTTACGCCGACCCTATATGGGATCAGCCCTAGCAGAGTCAGATATTTTGCTAACGGTAGCTCTGTCTTACCTAGAACTGGGCCGAGAACAATGGCAACAGGGACATTATGAGCCAGCCGCCTACTATCTTCAGGGTGGGCTGAATATCCTAGTTTCGGAAAACCAATTTACAGATGTGCAAACCCAACTGAAAACCGAGCTTTATCGGTTGCGTCCCTACCGAGTCTTAGAATTGGTTGCCCACCCAGACATAGAGAGCAATGAGCGGCAGCGGGGGTTAATGCTTCTCAAGGATATGTTGTTGGAGCGGGAGGGAATTGATGGCAATCGCAATGATCACTCCGGCCTGGGTATTGATGACTTCCTCAAATTCATTCAGCAGTTACGGGCCTATTTAAGCACCGCTGAACAACAGGAATTATTTGAGGCAGAAGCACGCCGTCCCTCCGCCGTAGGCACCTATTTAGCCAGTTATGCCCTGATTGCCCGTGGGGTTAGCCAACATCAACCTGCCTTAATTCGCCGGGCCAAGTCCATGCTGAAGCGGCTACTTCCCCATCAAGATGTCTATTTAGAAATTGCCAGTGCGGCCTTGTTACTGGGGCAAACCCATGAAGCTTTGCAAACCCTCAGTTTGACCCAAGATGTTGATGCCCTGAGCTTTATCAAGGACTATTCCCTTAGTTCTCCCGATCTCCTCCCAGGTCTGTATCACTACACGGATCAATGGTTAACGGAGGAGGTTTATCCAGCCTTTCGGGATTTGGTCGGGCAACCTGTGGGCCTGGAGGCCTATTTCGCAGATGATCAAATTCAAGCCTATGCAGATGCCTTAGCCGCAGAAACGGCCACCCGTCCACAGCCAGCAACGGTGACTACAGCCCTTAGCCCCCCTAGCACCGATCCCATCTTTAGTGTTCCACCCTTGCCTGCACCATCTCCAGCAGTTGATCCCCTCACACCCCCAACTGTGACCTCTCCTCCGCTCAAACCCGACTATGCTTGGCCGAGTTTACCCACATTCTCGACAGACTCTGAAACCACACTGAGTCCCTCACCACTTTCAACCCCAACTTCCTCCTTTCCCTCCCTCAGTGCCCCGACTCTCCCCTATGAACCCATAGCTAACCTGCCTAGCAGTCTGACATCTCCCCGCCCTACCCATCATCTCAACCAGCCTGACTTTGCCAGTCCCTCAGATGGGCCACCCCTAGGGCCGGAAGATCGCCCCTCCCCCAATCACAAGGCTGTTCAAATTCTCCCCCAGCCCGCCCAGGCCAGTCCTCGCCGTCTTCGTCATGGCTTACGAATTGCCCAGCCTGGCCGCTTCGCCTCAGTTTGTCTGCTGCTGGGCCTGGGTGTCGTTGGAATTGGGTTTGCTGTCCGGGGCCTGTGGTTAGACAGGAGTAGCCCCCCCATTTTGACCCGTGAAACACCCCCAACTCCCCTGAGTCCTCCCGCCAGTATGAGTCCCAGCCCAAATCCGGTCGCCCTTGACTCTCCTATGAGTGAAGTAACCACATCTCCTACTGCTCCAACCACCAGGCCAGCCCCGATCAATGCTTCAATTCCTAGCCCAAGTAATGAAATTCTGACTACGGAAATGGCCCAGGCCCGGATCGCGGATTGGCAAAAAGCAAAAGCAAGTGCCCTCGGTCAAGAATATAAAATTTCCTACTTAGAAGAAATACTGGCTGAGCCGGCCCTCTCTCGCTGGAAAAGTACGGCCCAAACCAGCCAATTTGAACAGTCCCATTGGCAATTTGAACTTGGCTCCATTGAAATTGATAGCCTCCGTCCCCTAGGGGTTGATCGTTTTGAAGTGATGGCCCGGATTCGAGAGGCAGCCAAACTCTATCAAGGCGACCAACTGCAAACCAAAGAATCCTATGAAGATGACTATCAGGTGCGGTATGTCTTTATTCGCCAAGGCAATACCTGGTTGATTCGCGAAATGAAAGTGGTGTCTTAA
- the pdxH gene encoding pyridoxamine 5'-phosphate oxidase produces the protein MAIKIADLRQDYRLRRLLESEALADPIHQFQAWFEEAVQAELPEPNAMTLATVTAGHTPAARMVLLKHVDQQGFVFFTNYLSRKGQELAGNPHAALVFWWAELERQVRIEGVVSQIAPQESDHYFQSRPLGSQWGAWASEQSAPIQSYASLEAALQQIQAQYPQPPIPRPDHWGGYCLSPTLIEFWQGRPNRLHDRLCYQRRAETTTWDILRLCP, from the coding sequence ATGGCCATCAAGATTGCAGATTTACGGCAGGACTACCGATTGCGGCGATTACTCGAATCTGAAGCCCTCGCGGATCCAATTCACCAATTCCAGGCCTGGTTTGAGGAAGCCGTTCAAGCTGAGTTACCTGAACCCAATGCCATGACCTTAGCAACCGTCACCGCCGGACATACCCCCGCTGCCCGGATGGTTTTGCTTAAGCATGTTGATCAGCAAGGCTTTGTATTTTTCACGAATTATCTCAGTCGCAAAGGCCAAGAACTTGCCGGTAATCCTCACGCTGCGTTGGTTTTTTGGTGGGCAGAATTAGAACGACAAGTCCGCATTGAGGGAGTTGTGAGCCAAATTGCGCCTCAGGAATCCGATCACTATTTCCAAAGTCGCCCGCTTGGGAGTCAGTGGGGGGCCTGGGCTTCTGAGCAAAGTGCACCAATTCAAAGTTATGCTAGCCTTGAAGCCGCCCTACAACAGATTCAAGCTCAGTATCCCCAGCCGCCAATTCCCCGCCCCGATCATTGGGGTGGTTATTGCCTCAGCCCAACCTTAATCGAGTTTTGGCAAGGACGGCCCAATCGGCTCCACGATCGGCTGTGCTATCAACGGCGGGCAGAGACGACCACTTGGGATATCCTCAGACTCTGTCCTTGA
- a CDS encoding TrkA family potassium uptake protein encodes MPRPGKKYFQLSSLQRIMIGVSFFFLTMIVAILGYLSFGWTLLDAVYMYVITIFGVGYGEVRPLTANYQRVFNIFVIVAGTSSAVYTIGGVVQMFTEGEINRALDIHRTSREISNLQQHVIICGFGRLGQVIAKQLKELQQPFVILDTDVERINLADGLGYLASLGSAAEEDSLKIVGIERAKALATVLPNDTMNVFITLTARNINQAIQIIARAEYPSTEAKLRLAGADHVLLPTAIGAAQMANLILRPKGLNFVEQTHDRGGINQLLRQIDIQLEELLITSDCPHTGRAINDLEVRGVGSFIIVAVRRPDGRLLTKLSHNPVLILGDTLIVLGHNGDTPQYVREVSIKSKLHYRGVHS; translated from the coding sequence ATGCCCAGGCCTGGTAAAAAATACTTTCAACTGAGTTCTCTCCAACGGATCATGATTGGGGTCAGTTTTTTCTTTCTGACAATGATCGTGGCTATTCTCGGCTATCTCAGTTTTGGTTGGACACTCCTTGATGCAGTTTATATGTATGTGATCACCATTTTTGGGGTGGGTTATGGAGAAGTAAGGCCGCTCACCGCAAACTATCAACGGGTATTTAACATCTTTGTGATTGTCGCCGGGACATCTTCAGCGGTTTATACCATTGGTGGCGTTGTGCAGATGTTTACGGAGGGAGAAATTAATCGGGCCCTGGACATTCACCGAACTTCTCGGGAAATCAGTAACCTACAACAGCATGTCATTATCTGTGGGTTTGGGCGGTTAGGGCAGGTCATAGCCAAACAACTCAAGGAACTTCAACAGCCCTTTGTGATTCTAGATACGGATGTCGAGCGGATTAACTTAGCAGATGGTTTGGGCTATCTCGCCAGCTTAGGCAGTGCGGCCGAGGAAGACTCCCTCAAAATTGTCGGTATTGAACGGGCCAAAGCCCTGGCAACAGTTTTGCCCAACGATACGATGAATGTGTTTATTACCCTGACAGCCCGCAATATTAACCAGGCCATTCAAATCATTGCTCGGGCCGAATATCCGAGTACTGAAGCGAAGCTGCGCCTAGCCGGAGCTGATCATGTCCTCCTGCCCACTGCCATTGGTGCGGCCCAGATGGCCAACCTAATTTTGCGGCCCAAGGGCTTAAATTTTGTCGAACAAACCCATGACCGGGGGGGCATTAACCAACTCCTTAGACAAATTGATATTCAACTGGAAGAATTATTGATTACCTCGGACTGTCCCCATACTGGGCGGGCCATTAATGATCTGGAAGTCAGGGGGGTGGGGAGTTTTATTATTGTGGCGGTGCGCCGACCCGATGGACGACTCTTGACCAAACTTAGTCATAATCCGGTTTTAATTTTGGGCGATACGCTGATTGTTCTGGGGCATAACGGTGATACCCCCCAATATGTGCGGGAAGTTTCCATCAAGAGCAAACTCCACTATCGAGGCGTGCATAGTTAA
- a CDS encoding TrkA family potassium uptake protein, which yields METLPADLAELNNHVILCGFGYLGRSLAEQLAQAQIPFVVIDASVANLEIAAEMGFLTYVGDDVMDETELLAVGINRASTLATVLPNDASNVFITLTARGLNPQLQILARGDLPETEAKLRLAGADHVILPATISAHRMVQLITRPTILNFLEARAERSHLIELLTQLEVEIEEFTLPPDSPLVGLALEDLEAKAKGMMLVIALRHRNDEMQTHLKPDDRLGPEDTLITVGRKEEIRLFLQQNAYRYQMRYRGRKI from the coding sequence ATGGAGACCTTGCCTGCCGATCTTGCGGAACTGAACAATCATGTGATCCTCTGTGGCTTTGGCTATCTTGGCCGCAGTTTAGCCGAGCAGTTGGCCCAGGCCCAGATCCCCTTTGTGGTGATTGATGCCAGTGTCGCGAACTTAGAAATTGCCGCAGAAATGGGGTTTCTCACCTATGTGGGCGATGATGTGATGGATGAAACTGAACTATTGGCAGTGGGCATCAATCGGGCCAGTACCTTAGCGACGGTTTTACCCAATGATGCCAGTAATGTCTTTATTACCCTTACAGCCCGTGGCTTAAATCCCCAGTTGCAAATTTTAGCGCGGGGAGACTTACCAGAAACTGAGGCCAAACTCCGACTAGCTGGTGCAGATCATGTGATTTTACCGGCCACCATTAGTGCCCACCGGATGGTACAACTGATTACCCGCCCAACAATTTTAAACTTTTTAGAAGCACGGGCTGAACGCAGTCATTTGATTGAATTATTAACTCAATTAGAAGTGGAAATTGAAGAATTTACCTTACCACCTGATTCCCCCCTAGTTGGCCTCGCCTTAGAAGATTTGGAAGCTAAGGCCAAGGGAATGATGTTAGTGATTGCCCTTCGCCATCGTAATGATGAGATGCAAACCCACCTCAAACCTGATGATCGCTTGGGGCCAGAAGATACATTAATTACAGTTGGCCGGAAGGAGGAAATTCGACTGTTCCTCCAACAAAATGCCTATCGCTATCAAATGCGCTACCGGGGACGAAAAATTTGA
- a CDS encoding Mo-dependent nitrogenase C-terminal domain-containing protein — MPTIFTLIYFLLIRTGQSVQTSLTTLNPLQPIRQWLNTITIQHPGQAHLLCQLIPAQCPFARDIHLFGRLWIHIPPLCKLNPFYEEVISLRLRALCYLADVCDQDIHRYC, encoded by the coding sequence ATGCCAACGATCTTCACCCTGATCTATTTCCTATTGATTCGGACCGGCCAATCGGTACAGACATCCCTAACGACTCTCAATCCGTTACAACCTATTCGCCAATGGTTGAATACCATCACGATTCAGCATCCCGGCCAGGCCCATTTATTGTGCCAATTGATTCCGGCCCAATGTCCATTTGCACGGGATATTCATCTATTTGGACGACTCTGGATTCATATTCCTCCCCTGTGTAAACTCAATCCTTTCTATGAAGAAGTCATTAGCTTAAGGTTGCGGGCCCTATGCTATCTTGCAGATGTGTGTGATCAAGATATTCATCGCTACTGTTAA
- a CDS encoding DUF2092 domain-containing protein, with protein sequence MIVVIVEISAMPAMNRPIGFAFALCLGCWGVSLAPSLAQTQAAPPPSTSQTSPAGILRAAADYLKTKPAFTFTNQITYDNVLSGGDKVTYHATQTVSVQRNNRLRASYDGDFQRTEIFYNGTMFTWLDVDQKMYYQAPAPNNLDDLVASLTTRSSSPIPMAAFVTSDAFSAYDPQNFTSRYLGLSTVNGQPCHNILVTGPESNWQIWVSTSDQPLVQKVAITYKTLPGAPQYTAEFTRWQFPPSQPAQLFQFTPPANAVAIQAESAVLRTPLPQGLSLPDGLTPPPPSNDTGGTNLNLPGGLTPPKLP encoded by the coding sequence ATGATTGTCGTGATCGTAGAAATCTCCGCTATGCCTGCTATGAATCGCCCGATTGGGTTTGCCTTTGCCCTCTGTCTGGGTTGCTGGGGAGTCTCCTTAGCTCCATCTTTGGCTCAAACCCAGGCCGCCCCGCCCCCCAGTACCAGTCAAACTTCTCCCGCAGGGATTCTCCGGGCTGCTGCTGACTATTTGAAAACCAAGCCTGCCTTTACCTTTACCAATCAAATTACCTACGATAATGTTCTTTCTGGGGGGGATAAGGTTACCTATCACGCCACCCAGACGGTCTCTGTCCAACGCAATAACCGACTCCGGGCTAGTTATGATGGGGATTTCCAAAGGACGGAGATTTTCTACAACGGCACCATGTTCACCTGGTTGGATGTGGATCAAAAGATGTATTACCAGGCCCCGGCTCCCAATAATTTGGATGATCTCGTCGCCAGCCTGACAACCCGCAGCAGTAGCCCGATACCGATGGCAGCCTTTGTCACTTCCGATGCTTTTTCGGCCTACGATCCCCAGAATTTTACCAGTCGCTATTTGGGGTTGAGTACGGTCAATGGCCAACCCTGCCATAACATCTTAGTCACTGGGCCAGAGTCAAACTGGCAAATTTGGGTTAGCACCAGTGATCAACCCCTCGTCCAAAAAGTTGCGATTACCTACAAAACCTTACCGGGCGCACCCCAATATACGGCTGAATTTACCCGTTGGCAGTTTCCCCCCAGTCAGCCCGCCCAGTTATTCCAGTTTACCCCTCCTGCCAATGCCGTGGCGATTCAAGCTGAGTCGGCTGTCCTGAGAACTCCCTTACCCCAAGGCTTAAGCTTACCCGATGGTTTGACCCCGCCCCCGCCCAGCAATGATACCGGGGGGACTAATCTGAACCTGCCAGGTGGACTCACACCGCCGAAACTGCCCTAA